From the Alloalcanivorax dieselolei B5 genome, one window contains:
- a CDS encoding ABC transporter permease, with amino-acid sequence MRLMFHEAAGELRAGLRSGIVSLVFVGLTLYLLMSLTNAEYMEKMGATDIPRNAPSLIYLMATGCMFFLFFAWAWVFAQPLLRDRHANLHEVVLSAPISLPALLLGRFLGAALLASLLGASVMVGFLCTPILSWLGLVPADAIAPPAWRALAFSWLWLVLPIAFGVGALYFMVTLKTRGVAAAFALSALLMLLWMVAVVVLEGGHINPVLSAILDPSLFTFTHAQVESWTPAQKTQALLPVNQEFLLNRGFWCVLPMSGLVWMVTRVRRESLIRENARKPSRRTAPPPPEAVRPHTLPGPVFAFRWWRTVIAETGWRLRRTVRTRAFLVGTVLLVAVGVMAAFVHVIWHAEGPFLPHPDRLLPLLMTTLYLVIAFLVAASAGLMSRQDDVEGFRDMLDAAPVPPFVRLFALALALLAVTLILALLPGVSALIVTALVLPDSLAPVTVLLYQILVMAPALLELAMLALLIHALIRRPGLAYAASMFVTFVLVLNNELALVTYPPYKLGIAAQISLSSLAGWAPWRDYLLTLDGYKLSVALLCVAVAGLVLPRGHLGRLREIATRLPGPIGGTALVALAGIIGGGALLHQKLVLAGSYRTAESERQEQVDWEQDTAASAGAFTVEGGELTLELNAHRREATGRWLLKTVRPDTGVLHAELPPGFSLLSSRVDGQAVRTDQGNDHLTLPLDHCAADGCDVALTWRVSFTAWPADASPPALAESGIWLRASQVAPRLGIDPDRALRGANARTRYGLPENYAVPPAEATASVAGIAPAGHWRWRLSADLEEGGHSEQGQSAGALDFSLYLPHRAREQTLEGLTVISDPGRTAAARGVADDVRRMQACVSRRLGSDIQVDTVQQWPRGQRVTGFAQGVLRLAEDPDWDVADQGVGRWRRQAHIATALARQHLVEAAELRRGPGAAWLSEGVAGAIGLLCVGDADGMNALRAVVERQAQDTTQRLANSDIPITSLRTAPGQGWVSLYAPLASLDWTARQSASDLTALLADIRQQGDVDQALAARLGSDTTQHLLGPPLAFGPDGERWHWREGGWQPLTTPARYQSLIRHDGRIVSKPGPADEPGLLLDRWPAYPRFPQHHDNK; translated from the coding sequence ATGCGTCTGATGTTTCATGAGGCCGCCGGCGAACTGCGCGCGGGCCTGCGCAGCGGCATTGTCTCGCTGGTGTTCGTGGGGCTGACGCTGTACCTGCTGATGTCCCTCACCAACGCCGAATACATGGAGAAGATGGGGGCCACGGATATTCCGCGCAACGCCCCCAGCCTGATCTATCTGATGGCCACCGGCTGCATGTTCTTCCTGTTCTTCGCCTGGGCCTGGGTGTTCGCCCAGCCTTTGCTTCGCGACCGCCACGCCAATCTTCATGAAGTGGTGCTCTCGGCGCCGATTTCCCTGCCCGCCCTGCTACTGGGACGTTTTCTCGGCGCCGCGCTGCTGGCCTCCCTGCTTGGTGCCTCGGTCATGGTCGGGTTTCTCTGCACGCCCATCCTTTCCTGGCTGGGCCTGGTGCCCGCCGACGCCATCGCGCCGCCCGCCTGGCGCGCCCTGGCATTCAGTTGGCTGTGGTTGGTGTTGCCGATCGCCTTCGGCGTCGGCGCCCTGTACTTCATGGTGACGCTGAAAACCCGTGGCGTGGCGGCGGCCTTCGCCCTGTCCGCGTTGCTCATGTTGCTGTGGATGGTGGCGGTGGTGGTATTGGAAGGCGGCCATATCAATCCCGTTCTCTCGGCCATCCTCGACCCCTCCCTGTTTACCTTCACCCATGCCCAGGTGGAAAGCTGGACGCCCGCTCAAAAAACCCAGGCTCTGTTGCCCGTCAATCAGGAGTTCCTGCTGAACCGGGGATTCTGGTGCGTGCTGCCGATGTCCGGCCTGGTGTGGATGGTCACCCGGGTACGCCGCGAGAGCCTGATCCGGGAAAATGCCCGGAAACCTTCCCGCAGGACAGCGCCCCCGCCCCCGGAGGCCGTGCGTCCACACACTCTGCCCGGACCGGTCTTCGCGTTTCGATGGTGGCGAACGGTCATCGCCGAAACCGGCTGGCGGCTACGCCGGACGGTACGCACGCGCGCCTTCCTGGTCGGCACGGTCCTGTTGGTGGCGGTGGGCGTGATGGCCGCGTTCGTGCACGTGATCTGGCACGCGGAGGGGCCGTTCCTGCCCCACCCGGATCGGTTGTTGCCGTTGCTGATGACGACGCTGTATCTGGTGATCGCCTTTCTGGTGGCGGCCAGTGCCGGGCTGATGTCACGCCAGGATGACGTGGAAGGGTTCAGGGATATGCTCGACGCGGCGCCGGTGCCGCCGTTCGTGCGCCTGTTCGCTCTGGCCCTGGCGCTACTGGCGGTGACCCTGATTCTGGCACTGCTTCCCGGCGTCTCCGCGTTGATCGTCACCGCTCTGGTATTGCCGGACAGCCTCGCTCCCGTCACCGTCCTGCTTTATCAGATCCTGGTGATGGCGCCGGCGCTGCTGGAACTGGCCATGCTGGCACTGCTGATTCACGCCCTGATACGGCGCCCCGGGCTGGCCTACGCCGCGTCCATGTTCGTGACCTTCGTACTGGTCCTCAATAACGAACTGGCGCTGGTCACCTACCCGCCTTACAAGCTCGGCATTGCCGCGCAGATTTCCCTTTCCAGCCTCGCCGGCTGGGCGCCCTGGCGCGATTACCTGCTGACCCTGGACGGCTACAAGCTGAGCGTCGCCCTGCTCTGCGTCGCGGTGGCGGGCCTGGTTCTGCCGCGTGGCCATCTGGGGCGGCTGCGTGAAATCGCCACCCGGCTGCCCGGCCCCATCGGCGGGACAGCTCTGGTCGCCCTGGCCGGGATCATCGGTGGCGGTGCTCTGCTGCACCAGAAGCTGGTTTTGGCGGGCAGCTACCGTACCGCCGAAAGTGAGCGCCAGGAGCAGGTCGACTGGGAACAGGACACCGCCGCCAGCGCCGGCGCCTTTACCGTGGAGGGCGGCGAGTTGACCCTGGAACTCAACGCTCATCGTCGCGAAGCTACTGGCCGCTGGTTGCTGAAAACCGTGCGGCCCGACACCGGTGTGCTCCACGCGGAACTGCCGCCGGGCTTTTCATTGTTGTCGTCACGGGTCGACGGCCAGGCGGTCCGGACCGATCAGGGCAACGATCATTTGACCCTGCCCCTGGACCACTGCGCCGCTGACGGCTGCGACGTGGCACTGACCTGGCGTGTGTCCTTTACCGCCTGGCCGGCGGACGCTTCCCCGCCGGCGCTGGCGGAGAGCGGCATCTGGCTGCGGGCCAGCCAGGTCGCCCCCCGGCTCGGCATCGATCCGGACCGGGCATTACGCGGCGCGAACGCCAGAACCCGCTACGGCCTGCCCGAGAATTACGCCGTGCCACCGGCCGAGGCCACCGCCTCCGTTGCCGGTATTGCTCCCGCCGGGCACTGGCGCTGGCGACTGAGCGCGGATCTCGAAGAGGGCGGACATTCCGAACAAGGCCAAAGCGCTGGAGCCCTTGATTTCAGTCTGTATTTACCGCATCGAGCCCGCGAACAGACGTTGGAGGGGCTGACCGTCATCAGTGACCCGGGGCGTACCGCCGCCGCGCGCGGCGTCGCCGACGATGTGCGACGGATGCAAGCCTGCGTGTCGCGCCGGCTGGGGAGCGATATCCAGGTCGATACCGTACAGCAGTGGCCGCGAGGACAGCGGGTCACTGGCTTCGCCCAGGGCGTGCTCAGGCTGGCGGAGGACCCGGATTGGGACGTGGCCGATCAAGGCGTGGGCCGCTGGCGGCGACAAGCCCACATCGCCACGGCCCTGGCCCGGCAACATCTGGTCGAGGCCGCCGAGTTGCGCCGCGGCCCCGGGGCCGCGTGGCTGAGCGAGGGCGTGGCCGGCGCCATCGGCCTGCTGTGCGTGGGCGACGCGGACGGCATGAACGCTCTGCGGGCGGTGGTCGAACGCCAGGCGCAAGACACCACTCAACGCCTCGCCAACAGTGATATTCCCATTACGTCGCTGCGTACCGCGCCCGGCCAAGGCTGGGTGTCCCTCTACGCGCCCCTGGCCAGCCTCGATTGGACGGCCCGGCAAAGCGCCTCCGACCTGACCGCCCTGCTCGCGGATATTCGCCAACAGGGGGACGTGGACCAGGCGCTGGCCGCACGACTGGGATCCGACACCACCCAGCACCTGCTCGGCCCGCCCCTGGCGTTCGGTCCTGACGGCGAACGCTGGCATTGGCGTGAAGGTGGCTGGCAGCCGCTGACCACCCCCGCCCGCTACCAAAGCCTGATACGCCACGATGGCCGGATCGTTTCAAAGCCAGGCCCCGCCGATGAGCCGGGTCTGTTACTCGACCGCTGGCCGGCGTATCCCCGGTTTCCACAACACCACGATAACAAATGA